A single genomic interval of Desulfovibrio intestinalis harbors:
- a CDS encoding FUSC family protein, translating to MSPLRHNEPASWLSELVRQHPAHLSWDISLRAALCVGLPLSIGIIAGDIMIGLWISMGTLLLCSGESGTSTYRALIRQTLICVPIGAAGYLAGYLTLLPYPATLAAMTVISFAAAIISSYGTVFSVGSMQAMLTACIAVGLPFIGNFWMPALLFLVGAAFYILLLGLEILMDRQRPQRIILATHIRALAAFADQKADDGETSIKEDSSEQARRRVTDSFDPLYAALMAEGYRNNQGHSADLAQKAAVIKAADSIFSIITATPKTEIQSLHAVALWLNTLADALIHRSPPPSLPDTLTTQSHLNHSLQQLVDAIWHKGSLPYVDTAHPDQEQDQAANTALAHTTDMATHPAPKTKLLPQNERAKYKAWLLRAKLAIGHDAIINAFIFALCMGVAFASKYVIDGSHWFWVPLTVALVMKPDFGSVFARAVLRTLGTAGGVVIAALMLAYIPKGQPLVLAIALLAGLLSWGKARSYAMQAVILAPLVLVLVDVIVPGAGTIDYALQRFEDTAIGGLIVIVFGYAFWPKVDTQQLGNSFIMALTDAANYLRAACAQDRDDARLHSVQRQRIFDARHLAYRDLSNIRSQLQKHMAEPPPAGIRAAAWLPIIAGAERLCDSITAFSSGRTLGSVMPDPAQVEVLAGRMENLAHENHAHEQRVCPYAHDTRNGSFLCDVNSEIGYLAGLLEQTPGVSANSAARVLSENTANADIAAAKHPTGGA from the coding sequence ATGTCCCCTCTGCGACACAATGAACCTGCAAGCTGGCTTAGCGAGCTGGTGCGGCAGCATCCCGCCCACCTTAGCTGGGATATTTCCCTTCGCGCAGCTCTTTGTGTTGGGCTGCCCTTGTCCATTGGCATCATTGCAGGCGACATCATGATTGGCCTGTGGATATCTATGGGCACCCTGCTGCTTTGCTCCGGCGAAAGCGGAACTTCAACATACCGCGCACTTATCCGGCAAACCCTCATTTGCGTGCCTATTGGGGCTGCGGGCTATCTGGCTGGCTACCTTACGCTCTTGCCCTATCCCGCCACACTGGCGGCTATGACAGTCATTTCTTTTGCCGCCGCGATCATAAGCAGCTACGGCACGGTTTTTTCCGTAGGAAGCATGCAGGCCATGCTCACCGCCTGCATCGCCGTAGGCTTGCCCTTTATCGGCAATTTCTGGATGCCCGCCCTGCTCTTTCTCGTAGGCGCGGCCTTTTACATCCTGCTGCTGGGCCTGGAAATCCTCATGGACAGGCAACGCCCACAGCGGATTATTCTGGCCACGCATATTCGTGCCCTGGCGGCTTTTGCCGATCAAAAGGCTGACGATGGCGAAACTTCGATAAAGGAAGACAGCAGCGAACAGGCCCGCCGAAGAGTTACAGACAGCTTTGATCCCCTGTATGCGGCACTGATGGCCGAAGGCTACCGCAACAATCAGGGGCACTCCGCCGACCTCGCGCAGAAGGCTGCGGTAATCAAAGCGGCAGACAGTATTTTTTCCATTATAACTGCGACCCCAAAGACCGAAATTCAGAGCCTGCATGCGGTAGCCTTGTGGCTCAACACGCTAGCTGACGCACTGATCCACCGCAGCCCACCACCGTCCCTGCCAGATACCCTGACAACCCAGAGCCACCTGAACCACAGCTTGCAGCAGCTTGTGGATGCCATTTGGCATAAGGGAAGTCTCCCCTATGTGGACACGGCTCACCCCGATCAGGAGCAAGACCAGGCAGCCAACACAGCCCTTGCCCATACCACTGATATGGCGACGCATCCCGCCCCAAAAACCAAACTTCTGCCCCAAAATGAACGGGCTAAATACAAGGCTTGGCTTTTACGCGCCAAACTGGCCATTGGTCATGACGCTATCATCAATGCTTTTATTTTCGCGCTGTGCATGGGCGTGGCCTTTGCCAGCAAGTATGTGATTGACGGCAGCCACTGGTTTTGGGTTCCCCTTACTGTGGCGCTTGTTATGAAACCAGACTTCGGCTCTGTGTTCGCGCGCGCCGTCTTGCGCACCCTTGGCACTGCGGGCGGCGTTGTCATCGCAGCCCTGATGCTGGCCTACATACCAAAAGGTCAGCCGTTGGTCCTTGCCATCGCCCTGTTGGCTGGCCTGCTTTCCTGGGGCAAGGCACGCTCCTATGCCATGCAGGCAGTTATACTGGCCCCTCTGGTGCTGGTTCTGGTGGATGTGATCGTCCCCGGTGCAGGAACCATTGACTACGCATTGCAGCGCTTTGAGGACACTGCCATCGGTGGGCTTATTGTTATTGTCTTTGGCTATGCCTTCTGGCCCAAGGTGGACACGCAGCAATTGGGCAATTCCTTTATCATGGCTCTTACAGATGCCGCCAACTACCTGCGCGCAGCCTGCGCTCAAGACCGGGATGACGCCAGATTGCACAGCGTGCAGCGGCAACGCATTTTTGACGCCCGCCATCTGGCTTACAGGGATCTGTCCAACATCCGCTCGCAACTACAAAAACATATGGCGGAACCGCCCCCGGCAGGAATCCGTGCTGCGGCATGGCTGCCAATAATTGCCGGGGCTGAACGCCTGTGCGACAGCATTACGGCCTTTAGCTCTGGCCGAACCTTGGGCAGCGTCATGCCAGACCCGGCACAAGTGGAAGTTCTCGCCGGGCGGATGGAAAATCTGGCGCACGAAAACCACGCCCACGAGCAACGCGTATGCCCCTACGCGCACGATACGCGCAACGGCAGCTTTTTGTGCGACGTCAACAGCGAAATTGGCTATCTGGCAGGATTACTTGAACAGACGCCCGGAGTTTCGGCAAATTCCGCAGCAAGGGTATTGAGTGAAAATACGGCAAACGCCGACATTGCGGCGGCGAAACATCCCACAGGCGGGGCATGA
- a CDS encoding outer membrane protein: MKRFIVAMALALSLALPGLAAAEGTGMYLAPKFLMSMQNTGQMERSSGLAGSGLDSYSQFTLGGALALGYDFWPQQMLPIRAEIEFALRGNSEKSWSDSGTNLRDVKGVWNNSTLFANLFWDFRNDSAFTPYVGGGLGLAFNYTGYTLRGNDGSKFEADDRFTNFAWNLGAGVAYNINENFTVDASYRFVGLGYNEVSANVGGVKYEIGNRPYNNEFMLGLRYGF, translated from the coding sequence ATGAAACGTTTTATAGTTGCTATGGCGCTTGCTCTTTCGCTTGCGCTGCCGGGCTTGGCCGCTGCCGAGGGCACCGGCATGTATTTGGCCCCCAAATTTCTCATGAGCATGCAGAACACCGGACAGATGGAACGCAGCAGCGGTCTGGCCGGCAGTGGCTTGGACAGCTACAGCCAGTTCACCCTTGGTGGCGCTCTGGCTCTGGGTTACGACTTCTGGCCCCAGCAGATGCTGCCCATTCGCGCTGAAATTGAATTCGCCCTGCGTGGCAACAGCGAAAAAAGCTGGAGCGACAGTGGTACCAACCTGCGTGACGTCAAGGGCGTGTGGAACAACTCCACCCTCTTTGCCAACCTGTTCTGGGATTTCCGTAACGACAGCGCCTTCACCCCCTATGTGGGCGGTGGTCTCGGCCTGGCGTTCAACTACACGGGCTACACCCTCAGGGGCAACGACGGCAGCAAGTTTGAAGCAGATGACCGCTTCACCAACTTCGCCTGGAACCTGGGCGCCGGTGTTGCCTACAACATTAACGAAAACTTCACCGTTGACGCTTCTTACCGCTTCGTGGGCCTCGGCTACAATGAAGTCAGCGCCAACGTCGGTGGCGTTAAGTATGAAATCGGCAACCGCCCCTACAACAACGAATTCATGCTTGGCCTGCGTTACGGTTTCTAA
- a CDS encoding DnaA ATPase domain-containing protein: protein MQDKWAEISVNLKKMLKSGLFKVWIAPLHATVDTFGLRLVAPNAYVASRLESMMLTTLQEAAAPVLGLEPAQVKVHIEAADQDAQVSTAVEHKSAGQKPEVELAPSEASSEPVTVAASSVLQQASLPLPAAAVYRSSQNWRFSFADFVVGPTNNMAVAAAQDVSRKYGCVRTLFVNSASGLGKTHLAQAVGRAINEEGGNARVGYLTAEEFASRFVTALRAQDIEGFKARFRELDVLLMEDVHFFQGKEKMQDMALAVVKNLQAKGGRAIFTSSFSPRELQKVDSQLVSHFCSGILTDMGRPTKDMRCDILGQKARSFQVLLPDSVCELLASRLSGDVRQMESCLNSLIFKARLLNCGLNLDLAMEVLSQYADVACGPDFSTILRLVCESYGLNERQLASKSRRKECVTGRNTAFYLARKHTEMTLEEIGEKFNRRHSTVIKGITSLERELSKESTEGRRIARAVTLIERNAGLGARV from the coding sequence ATGCAAGACAAATGGGCTGAAATTTCTGTAAATCTCAAAAAAATGCTTAAATCCGGACTTTTCAAAGTCTGGATTGCTCCCTTACACGCTACCGTGGATACCTTCGGGTTGCGCCTTGTTGCGCCCAATGCCTATGTAGCAAGCAGGCTGGAAAGCATGATGTTGACGACCTTGCAAGAGGCGGCAGCTCCCGTATTGGGGCTCGAACCTGCGCAGGTAAAAGTGCACATTGAAGCAGCCGATCAGGACGCTCAGGTATCCACTGCTGTGGAGCATAAGAGCGCAGGGCAGAAACCCGAGGTTGAGCTTGCTCCTTCAGAAGCTTCTTCCGAACCTGTTACGGTGGCTGCAAGCTCTGTTTTGCAGCAGGCATCTCTTCCTCTTCCGGCTGCCGCTGTGTACCGCAGTTCGCAGAACTGGCGATTTTCTTTTGCCGACTTTGTTGTGGGGCCCACCAATAATATGGCAGTGGCCGCCGCGCAGGATGTTAGCCGTAAATATGGCTGCGTGCGCACCCTGTTTGTAAACTCTGCATCAGGCCTTGGAAAAACGCATCTGGCGCAGGCCGTGGGCCGTGCAATCAATGAAGAAGGCGGCAATGCGCGCGTGGGTTACCTAACTGCCGAAGAATTTGCTTCGCGCTTTGTTACCGCTCTTCGTGCGCAAGATATTGAAGGCTTCAAAGCCCGTTTCCGTGAGTTGGACGTGCTGCTGATGGAAGACGTGCATTTTTTTCAGGGTAAGGAAAAAATGCAGGATATGGCCCTGGCTGTGGTTAAAAATCTGCAGGCCAAGGGCGGTCGTGCCATCTTCACCTCGTCCTTTTCTCCTCGCGAACTGCAGAAGGTGGACAGCCAGCTTGTATCGCACTTCTGCTCCGGAATTTTGACGGACATGGGCCGCCCCACAAAGGATATGCGCTGTGACATCCTTGGGCAGAAGGCCAGAAGCTTTCAGGTACTTTTGCCCGATTCCGTCTGTGAATTGCTTGCCAGCCGCCTGAGCGGCGATGTGCGGCAAATGGAGTCTTGCCTTAACAGTCTTATTTTCAAGGCGCGCTTGCTCAACTGTGGCCTGAATCTTGATCTGGCCATGGAAGTGCTGAGCCAGTATGCAGATGTTGCTTGTGGCCCGGACTTTTCAACCATTCTGCGTCTTGTATGCGAAAGCTACGGCCTCAACGAACGCCAATTGGCTTCGAAATCCCGCCGCAAGGAATGCGTTACTGGCCGCAATACCGCTTTTTATCTGGCTCGCAAACACACGGAAATGACTCTTGAAGAAATAGGCGAGAAATTCAATCGCCGTCATTCCACTGTCATCAAGGGCATCACTTCTCTGGAACGTGAATTGTCCAAAGAGTCTACCGAAGGACGGCGTATTGCCCGCGCTGTAACGTTGATTGAGCGAAATGCAGGCCTCGGCGCACGCGTCTAA
- a CDS encoding hydrogenase maturation protease has translation MESVIIIGLGNILYGDEGYGVRLAQNIYSRWDFPEHVEIVDGGTQGQTLLTHVERADKLLVLDAVDFGLEPGEMVLRDQVPAYLTAQKIGPHQNSFSEVLGLATLRGNMPEHCALIGVQPAAMTLGASLSPAVALCMDKGEAMTLDLLRTWGVEPVRRSEPRHLSASALDALLH, from the coding sequence ATGGAATCGGTAATCATCATCGGCTTGGGCAATATTCTCTACGGTGACGAAGGCTACGGCGTAAGGCTGGCCCAAAATATCTATTCGCGCTGGGACTTCCCCGAACATGTGGAAATTGTGGATGGCGGTACACAGGGGCAAACCCTGCTGACGCATGTAGAACGCGCAGATAAGCTACTTGTGCTGGATGCTGTGGATTTTGGTCTTGAACCGGGGGAAATGGTGTTGCGTGACCAAGTGCCAGCCTACCTCACAGCCCAGAAAATTGGACCTCACCAGAACAGCTTTTCCGAGGTGCTTGGCCTTGCGACCTTGCGCGGCAACATGCCCGAACACTGCGCGCTCATTGGCGTTCAACCCGCAGCCATGACGCTTGGCGCGTCTCTTTCTCCGGCTGTAGCCCTGTGCATGGACAAAGGTGAAGCTATGACACTGGATCTTTTGCGCACCTGGGGCGTGGAACCTGTACGCCGTAGCGAACCGCGCCATCTGTCAGCCTCGGCTCTGGATGCCCTGCTGCACTGA
- the cybH gene encoding Ni/Fe-hydrogenase, b-type cytochrome subunit → MSDIKETLPEMPLGKSVYVFQLPIRIWHWVMVICVCVLIITGYIIGKPWLSVSGTSAYDTFYMGYTRMAHFIAGFVLIISTVFRYLYGIFGNRYSRELIILPVWSKTWWNDLWHDIRWYLFLDKEPRAYVGHNPLAQAGMAVGMVFMLIIMLTGLGMYAESSHQAFFKPFLFVLDFAYWVGGNDQELRSWHRLGMLLLVTFVTVHIYMVIREEIMGKTTLVSAMFSGYRERRKS, encoded by the coding sequence ATGAGCGATATAAAAGAAACTCTGCCTGAAATGCCTTTGGGCAAGAGCGTCTACGTATTCCAACTGCCCATACGCATCTGGCACTGGGTCATGGTTATTTGCGTGTGCGTGCTCATTATTACAGGCTACATCATAGGCAAACCCTGGCTTTCTGTATCAGGAACTTCGGCCTACGATACCTTCTATATGGGCTATACGCGCATGGCGCACTTCATCGCAGGTTTTGTTCTCATCATATCCACAGTGTTTCGCTACCTGTACGGCATCTTCGGCAACCGTTATTCGCGTGAGCTGATCATTTTGCCAGTCTGGAGCAAAACATGGTGGAACGACCTGTGGCATGACATACGCTGGTACCTTTTTCTGGATAAGGAACCGCGCGCGTATGTGGGGCACAACCCCCTGGCGCAGGCCGGGATGGCTGTGGGCATGGTCTTCATGCTTATCATCATGCTTACAGGCCTTGGCATGTATGCTGAAAGCAGCCATCAGGCATTCTTCAAACCCTTCCTCTTTGTACTGGACTTCGCGTACTGGGTAGGCGGCAACGATCAAGAATTGCGCAGCTGGCACCGCCTTGGCATGCTGCTGCTTGTTACCTTTGTGACAGTACACATATACATGGTCATCCGTGAAGAAATCATGGGCAAGACCACTCTTGTATCCGCCATGTTCAGCGGTTACAGGGAACGGCGTAAGAGTTAA
- a CDS encoding nickel-dependent hydrogenase large subunit, with protein sequence MSYEYKTQGYNVVDAGRRLVVDPVTRIEGHLRCEVNINDDNVITNAVSCGTIFRGIEIILKGRDPRDAWAFTERICGVCTGTHALSSVQAVENALGIDIPDNANIIRNLMQLCLMYHDHLVHLYHLTGLDWVDVVSASTADPKATSELAQKLSPWPNSSPGYFQSVKDKLLKLINSGQLGIFTNGYWGHPAYKLPPEANLMVVAHYIEALDFQKDVVHIHTIFGGKNPHPNWLVGGVPCSLNIDGVGAADVINQERLDFILQVIERCRTFAQQVVIPDTLALASFYGDWLNIGGGLSKLSVLAYGGIPDIANDYTDKSLLLPPGAIINGNFNEVLPVSLTDPEEIQETVNHSWYKSYPAGKIGLHPWEGITEPHYNPGPNIKGTPTALKQVDERDRYSWLKTPLWRGHQMEVGPLARMLIGYARKNSEITDLVDDFLGRAGGVPVTVLQSTLGRIAARSLELAWSAEKMRYFYDRLITNLKNGVRATANTTKWKPETWPTTELRGVGFTEAPRGALGHWIKIKDRKIENYQCVVPTTWNGAPRSPDGQLSAYEASLMNTHMDIPEQPLEILRTLHSFDPCLACSTHIIGPDGKDLLTVRMDRGM encoded by the coding sequence ATGTCCTACGAATACAAGACGCAAGGATATAACGTTGTTGACGCTGGCCGCCGCCTCGTCGTGGACCCTGTGACCCGCATTGAAGGGCACCTGCGCTGCGAAGTGAACATCAATGACGACAACGTCATTACCAATGCCGTTTCCTGCGGCACTATTTTTCGCGGTATAGAAATCATCCTCAAAGGCCGTGACCCCCGCGACGCCTGGGCCTTCACCGAACGGATCTGCGGCGTATGCACGGGCACGCACGCCCTGTCTTCTGTGCAGGCCGTTGAAAATGCGCTTGGCATTGATATTCCTGACAATGCCAACATCATCCGCAACCTCATGCAGCTCTGCCTCATGTACCATGACCATCTGGTACATTTGTACCACCTTACCGGTCTGGACTGGGTGGACGTGGTTTCGGCTTCCACAGCCGACCCCAAGGCAACTTCGGAACTGGCGCAAAAGCTGTCGCCCTGGCCCAACTCCTCGCCGGGCTACTTCCAGTCCGTCAAGGACAAGCTGCTCAAGCTCATCAATTCCGGGCAGCTCGGCATCTTCACCAACGGCTACTGGGGCCACCCGGCCTACAAGCTACCGCCCGAAGCCAACCTTATGGTGGTCGCCCACTATATTGAAGCTCTGGACTTCCAGAAAGACGTGGTGCACATCCACACCATCTTTGGCGGCAAGAACCCCCACCCCAACTGGTTGGTGGGCGGGGTGCCCTGCTCGCTCAACATTGACGGTGTGGGCGCGGCGGACGTCATCAACCAGGAACGCCTTGACTTCATCCTTCAGGTCATTGAACGCTGCCGCACCTTTGCCCAGCAAGTAGTTATTCCCGACACGCTGGCGCTTGCCAGTTTCTATGGCGACTGGCTCAACATCGGCGGCGGGTTGTCCAAGCTTTCGGTTTTGGCGTACGGCGGTATTCCCGACATTGCCAACGACTACACCGATAAAAGCCTGCTCCTGCCCCCCGGCGCCATCATTAACGGCAACTTCAACGAAGTGCTGCCCGTAAGCCTCACCGATCCTGAAGAAATTCAGGAAACGGTCAACCACTCATGGTACAAGTCCTACCCTGCCGGGAAAATTGGTCTGCACCCCTGGGAAGGCATTACGGAACCGCATTACAATCCTGGCCCCAATATCAAGGGCACACCCACTGCCCTCAAGCAGGTGGATGAACGGGACCGTTATTCCTGGCTCAAAACACCGCTGTGGCGCGGTCATCAGATGGAAGTTGGCCCTCTGGCCCGTATGCTTATTGGCTACGCCCGCAAGAATAGCGAAATAACGGATCTGGTTGATGATTTTCTGGGCCGCGCTGGCGGCGTGCCTGTCACCGTCCTTCAGTCCACCTTGGGCCGCATTGCAGCCCGTTCACTGGAACTGGCGTGGTCTGCGGAAAAAATGCGCTACTTCTATGACCGCCTTATCACCAACCTCAAAAACGGCGTGCGCGCAACGGCCAACACCACAAAGTGGAAGCCTGAAACCTGGCCCACAACCGAACTGCGTGGCGTTGGCTTTACCGAAGCTCCCCGTGGCGCTTTGGGCCACTGGATCAAGATCAAGGACCGCAAGATCGAAAACTATCAGTGCGTGGTGCCCACCACCTGGAACGGCGCGCCCCGCAGCCCTGATGGTCAGTTGAGCGCCTATGAAGCCTCACTTATGAACACGCATATGGACATTCCAGAGCAACCACTGGAAATCCTGCGTACACTGCACAGCTTTGACCCCTGCCTGGCCTGCTCTACCCACATTATTGGGCCTGACGGCAAGGATCTGCTCACTGTGCGCATGGATCGGGGCATGTAG
- a CDS encoding hydrogenase small subunit — translation MAHLETTAEVLRNRGVSRRDFMKFCALTAVAMGLGPGADLAIAQALSTKPRLPVLWINGLSCSCCTESFLRTAHPLAADIILSMIALDYQDTIMAAAGHQANETYEQAIEKYKGQYILALEGNVPMNEQGMYCIDGGKPFYEKLKMGVEHAKAVVAWGTCASWGCVQAASPNPTAATPLHKLFPNKPQIKVPGCPAIPEVMSAILTYIITYDRLPSLDSQGRPEMFYGVRVHDQCYRRAHFDAGQFVESWDDEGARSGLCLYKMGCKGPTTYNACPSTRWNNGVSFPIQSGHGCIGCSEQNFWDQQSFYDRITTIPHMGTNSTAETVGVAAVAGVAAGVAIHGAASMVRHACCDKKKAPEVNEDTSKS, via the coding sequence ATGGCACATCTTGAAACAACCGCTGAGGTTTTGCGCAACAGGGGCGTCAGCCGCCGGGACTTCATGAAGTTCTGCGCGCTTACTGCCGTTGCTATGGGGCTTGGCCCCGGCGCGGACTTGGCCATTGCTCAGGCCCTTTCTACCAAACCTCGTCTGCCGGTGCTCTGGATCAACGGACTTTCCTGTTCCTGCTGCACCGAATCCTTCCTGAGAACCGCCCATCCCCTTGCGGCGGACATTATTCTTTCCATGATTGCTCTGGACTACCAGGATACCATCATGGCTGCGGCTGGCCATCAGGCCAATGAAACTTACGAGCAGGCCATCGAGAAATACAAGGGCCAGTACATTCTGGCTCTTGAAGGCAACGTGCCCATGAACGAACAGGGCATGTACTGCATTGATGGCGGCAAGCCTTTTTATGAAAAGCTCAAGATGGGCGTGGAGCATGCCAAGGCTGTGGTAGCCTGGGGCACATGCGCATCCTGGGGCTGTGTACAGGCTGCTTCGCCCAACCCCACGGCAGCCACCCCTCTGCACAAGCTTTTCCCCAACAAGCCTCAGATCAAGGTTCCCGGCTGCCCGGCTATCCCGGAAGTCATGAGTGCTATTCTGACGTACATCATTACCTATGATCGTCTGCCGAGCCTTGATTCGCAGGGACGCCCAGAAATGTTTTACGGCGTGCGCGTGCACGACCAGTGCTACCGCCGCGCCCACTTCGATGCGGGCCAGTTTGTGGAATCGTGGGACGACGAGGGCGCACGCTCAGGCCTGTGTCTGTACAAAATGGGTTGCAAAGGCCCGACCACATACAATGCCTGCCCCTCCACCCGCTGGAACAACGGCGTATCCTTCCCCATCCAGTCCGGGCACGGCTGCATTGGCTGCTCGGAACAGAACTTCTGGGATCAGCAGTCATTCTATGACCGCATCACTACCATTCCGCATATGGGCACCAACTCCACGGCTGAAACCGTTGGTGTTGCCGCTGTGGCCGGTGTGGCAGCGGGTGTGGCCATTCATGGCGCGGCCAGCATGGTACGTCATGCCTGCTGCGACAAGAAGAAAGCCCCGGAAGTTAACGAAGACACCAGCAAGAGCTAA
- a CDS encoding (Fe-S)-binding protein yields the protein MKDNLRLTDVSTVDGQMVSIDLKEIPDLAVDMHTMPWKPFTDEQKENTACILDEVSVLNIPKPKNREEEEELVNKFLDGMRKLFTKENNWTFLPMLETSMDYCAQCNSCSEACHLYEMSGENEMYRPNFRSEIFRRIYKQYVKKEPLAKWRYGDMQLNWKTVARLGELAYRCNLCRRCAQTCPIGVDNGLLAREIRKLFSQEMGIYPRELHERGTMNHMKAGSSTGMTPEVVKENVEFIDEDYTEITGVGIHTPFDVQGADIMLLHNAGEIMAWPENIASFSLIFQEAGLSWTLSSKALAYDGVNYGVFYDDAQTARIALQHMMAAKELGVKKIVIGECGHAHKALTVIADRVIPFEYQVPRESCYVTLRDIVMSGRLKLDPSRNDFPVTLHDPCNVVRLMGIVEPQREIIRKIAPQFREMPHNGVDNYCCGGGSGFAIMTRNNIEQWRGNISGRKKMWQISEAFKDCLGPETRKYICAPCSNCKGQIREILEHNDLYTKNNFAYGGLVELIVNAMTNVNPGFIKFEGEEGADD from the coding sequence ATGAAAGACAACCTCCGTTTGACAGACGTCTCTACCGTCGACGGGCAGATGGTCAGCATTGACCTGAAGGAAATTCCCGATCTGGCCGTGGACATGCATACCATGCCCTGGAAGCCCTTCACCGACGAGCAGAAGGAAAACACGGCCTGTATTCTTGATGAAGTCAGCGTGCTGAACATCCCCAAGCCCAAGAACCGTGAAGAAGAGGAAGAGCTGGTCAACAAGTTCCTCGACGGTATGCGCAAGCTGTTCACCAAGGAAAACAACTGGACCTTCCTGCCCATGCTTGAAACCAGCATGGACTATTGCGCCCAGTGCAACTCCTGTTCTGAAGCCTGCCATCTCTATGAAATGTCAGGCGAAAACGAAATGTATCGCCCCAACTTTCGCTCTGAAATCTTTCGCCGCATTTACAAGCAGTATGTAAAGAAAGAACCCTTGGCCAAATGGCGTTACGGCGACATGCAACTGAACTGGAAGACAGTGGCCCGCCTGGGTGAACTGGCCTACCGCTGCAACCTTTGCCGCCGTTGCGCCCAGACCTGCCCCATTGGCGTGGACAACGGCCTTCTGGCCCGCGAAATCCGCAAGCTTTTCAGCCAGGAAATGGGCATCTACCCCCGCGAACTGCACGAACGCGGCACCATGAACCACATGAAGGCTGGTTCTTCTACGGGCATGACGCCCGAAGTGGTGAAGGAAAACGTAGAGTTTATTGATGAGGACTATACGGAAATCACCGGCGTGGGCATCCATACGCCCTTTGACGTGCAGGGCGCAGACATCATGCTGCTGCACAATGCCGGTGAAATCATGGCCTGGCCTGAAAACATCGCTTCTTTCTCTCTGATCTTTCAGGAAGCCGGCCTGTCGTGGACGCTTTCCAGCAAGGCTCTGGCCTATGACGGCGTGAACTACGGCGTGTTTTATGACGACGCCCAGACCGCCCGTATCGCCCTGCAGCACATGATGGCCGCCAAGGAACTGGGCGTGAAAAAGATCGTCATCGGCGAGTGCGGCCATGCCCACAAAGCCCTTACGGTCATCGCCGACCGCGTGATTCCCTTTGAGTATCAGGTGCCGCGCGAAAGCTGCTACGTCACCCTGCGTGACATCGTTATGAGTGGCCGCCTGAAGCTGGACCCCTCACGCAACGATTTCCCTGTGACGCTGCACGACCCCTGCAACGTGGTTCGCCTCATGGGCATCGTCGAACCCCAACGCGAAATTATCCGTAAGATCGCGCCCCAGTTCCGCGAAATGCCGCATAACGGAGTGGACAACTACTGCTGCGGCGGTGGCTCAGGCTTTGCCATCATGACGCGCAACAATATCGAACAATGGCGCGGCAACATCTCTGGCCGTAAAAAGATGTGGCAGATCAGCGAAGCTTTCAAGGATTGCCTGGGACCCGAAACCCGCAAGTACATCTGCGCCCCCTGCTCCAACTGCAAGGGCCAGATTCGTGAAATCCTTGAACACAACGACCTGTACACCAAGAACAACTTCGCCTACGGCGGCCTGGTGGAACTGATTGTTAACGCCATGACCAACGTGAACCCAGGCTTCATCAAGTTTGAAGGTGAAGAAGGCGCTGACGACTAA